The Manduca sexta isolate Smith_Timp_Sample1 unplaced genomic scaffold, JHU_Msex_v1.0 HiC_scaffold_3055, whole genome shotgun sequence nucleotide sequence gttgtacataggttagggactcggcccggcggtcgcccgaaggtctacatcaattccgggcggcgcaacgtcgggtcgtaaggcacggtgaccccaacataaccgctcagtcgcccccgcgaaggctgggcggtagtaataaggtactttctccgcgaaaacaaaaaaaaaggttaggttaggttaggttaggttaggttaggttaggttggggtgctaggtcaggaaacctcctcgtggtgcaccctgggcaacggcgcgtcgatcagaccgatcaggctgatctgcgcgccggcgaatatcctgacaacgagttgttgacggtcgtcgcctcttgcggcggccgccgtctagttacgccgtcggacagtgtcgtcgtcgactagtctctccgtcacttgtggcgttggcgagtaggcccgctgacgatattttccgccgtcgactaggacaacgtcgtggggcccatctcgggcagctcccggttccgtcccgggggtgtcggcgggctcggtgtgcgctcaccccgccccgagcaggcagtgggggattttccctttcattgccaccgtcatagatcgtaacccggtatggaggtctgtggatatgtctcgcgctcctgccggaccgagggtcttggcttaaccgcccggaccgcgaggaagaaaacctctataaaaaatcacccccGAATCctccaagcggcggcgcacccgcgagggatgcatggccgatgggtagttcggtctcgagtgcgacccccgccagagtaccggccgaaactctgtgcgggttacgctaggcttacccaggtacaggggcactgcctgggcggaccaccctttccccatactcgtgggaacaattatggaatcgcctttaatcaaaacaaaaccccaataattttattgacgaagttgccttctccggTTTCGTCCGGAGGCGGTGGTCGAAGGGTGCAAGCCCAACGACGAAGATGTAGCGAAGGAGATAACGGGCGCGatgcccatggaggtggcagcCGAATTCGCGCGGCCTTTGAGCCTGGACACGGACTCGAGCGAGAGTGGCTCTACCGTGAGGAGCAAAAAGCTCTGGAGAAGGAAGTCGCACACAAGAAGCAGCTTTTCGCAGCTCAGTCTgaccagcgacaccgacgaaccggcgccgaagacgcaggcgatcgacggcagaatgagaggacgcccgccctcagtggGCAAGTACGTCGGCCTCAAGAAAGCCCAGTTGGAGCGTGACAGGCTACAACGGGAAGCGGCGCGGAAAGACGCAGagaaggagctggaggaccAGCTGCAATTTATCAAGTCGCCGGTCCCCCAGAATATCAGACACCGAAGAGGACCGTCCAGTACTCAAGGAAGACCTCCGTAAGTGCACCCAGGTTGTTCGCAATGTCGTGAGGAAGTCAGGCAACCTCAAAGGCACTTCCCAGAAAGCGCTTAACTGGGTCACGGACAAGATCGTGAAGTACGTGGAACAGCCTGAGTCCGCTGTCATTGCGCGCCTCGAGGAGGAAATAAAGAAGTGGCAGGAACACAGTGCCCGTCTTGAAGCCAACATGAAGGCCATGAAGGAGGAGAATGCCACCCTaaaacgacgcctcgaagaCCTGGAGGCGTCCGCAAACAAGTCATCGACGgaggagatgctggcgatggtggaagcgagggtccaagccaGGCTCGAGTCGGCCCTGATGGGGCCAGCCCAAAGACCCACCCTGGCCCACGAAAGAAGGACCGCCTCCGGGGACACACAACTCCCCGTGACGAGCGGATATGTAGGAGGGGCGCCGAACACAAAACCGGCCAAAGGCAAGGGAAAAAGGAAAGAGAAGGGAGCAGCCCAACCCGCTCCCGCTCCCGCCCCCTCCCCGCTCCAGTCGCTGGGCCCTCCAGTGCGCCGCCACAACCCGTCGCGGGTCCCTCCACGGCCCCGGTGACTACGACGGCAGCGACGGCGAAAGAAGACCAGGACCGAAGGAGAGAGACGCCGAAACAAAAGCCCCAAAAGGGCAAGAAGAACGGACCGCCTCCAGCCCAACCCGCTCCAGAGCCCCGCGTGCTGCCGCCAGCCCCGGCTAACGTGGACACGCCGTGGGTCGAGGTGGtcagaagaaagaaagaagggGAAGCCGGCAGCAGCGCCAACAAACAGCACGCAGCCGCCGAAACCGACGCGCCGGAAGGAGCCAAAACTGCGGCCGCCACGTTCTGCGGCTGTAGTCATCTCCCTCACACCAGCAGCAATTGCGAAGGGCCTGACCTACAAGAGCGTCCTGACGGACGCCCAAAATAAggtagacctcaccggccttgaaATAAGCAAGATGAGGCcaaagtttgcggccacgggcgccccaatgtacgaggtgcccggggcgaATTCtgaagagagggccgactccctcgccgcaaggctgagggagtgtttCGCGGGTCGGAAGATATCAaaatctcccggcccacgaagaccGTGGAACTGCGGCTAAGTGAGCTGGACTATACAGCCACCCCAGaatcagtcgcagcggccctctccaaggccggtgagtgcgCCGTAGAGGCGATAAAAGTTgggcaaattcgccctgatCGATCCGGTGTAGGGACAGCCTGGGTCAGGATGCCTATTAAGGCGGCGCAAAAGGTTAGGGGGGCGGCCCGCATACTTAttggctggaccgcggctcgggtgaccgtcctcgagtcgcggccgatgcggtgcttccggtgcctggagtccggacacgtccgggagcgctgcgactgcgcggtggaccgcagcgacctttgctaccgctgcggtcaagcgggccacaaagcccgtgagtgcaaggccccggcgaactgcgcagtctgcgctgccgccggcaggcccgccaggcaccggctcggggaaggcttgttctgcccctcccgacgcaaccggcgccgccccagcaaggaaggaatgccgccgcggctgaggttctgtcccaggggccctggttgagcagggccaacctcacccggcgatcgtcgccggcgacttcaacgcgaagtccgcggtctggggttcgccggcgaccgacgctcgcggtgaggtcctggaggaatgggcgatttccgtcggcctggtcg carries:
- the LOC119192666 gene encoding serine/arginine repetitive matrix protein 1-like, with the protein product MESIQMGPAQRPPLAHERRTTGDTQLPVADGIVGGASKQPKGKGIGKKSAKPAPAPAPLPLSPFLLLGLQRPAASHSGPSSATAAADATTAPTARKTAKKNGAPERKKAPSAQTKGGRKDRQCNPRRSPVRCRRPPASNGYAVGSGGQEVKRKGSPLQRKRNAQPPQPTRRAEPKLRPPRSAAVIISLTPSAVAKGCRTNNCLLRFRPEAVVEGCKPNDEDVAKEITGAMPMEVAAEFARPLSLDTDSSESGSTWASTSASRKPSWSVTGYNGKRRGKTQRRSWRTSCNLSSRRSPRISDTEEDRPVLKEDLRKCTQVVRNVVRKSGNLKGTSQKALNWVTDKIVKYVEQPESAVIARLEEEIKKWQEHSARLEANMKAMKEENATLKRRLEDLEASANKSSTEEMLAMVEARVQARLESALMGPAQRPTLAHERRTASGDTQLPVTSGYVGGAPNTKPAKGKGKRKEKGAAQPAPAPAPSPLQSLGPPVRRHNPSRPNPLQSPACCRQPRLTWTRRGSRWSEERKKGKPAAAPTNSTQPPKPTRRKEPKLRPPRSAAVVISLTPAAIAKGLTYKSVLTDAQNKVDLTGLEISKMRPKFAATGAPMYEVPGANSEERADSLAARLRECFAGRKISKSPGPRRPWNCG